From the genome of Nocardia sp. NBC_01503, one region includes:
- a CDS encoding polyprenyl synthetase family protein produces MRRWGLSRPSMANQLSHSEIRQRPAEYGQHPAESGAQHAARRQLAAARLAIEPVLRAAVDSLADPMDRMAGYHFGWCDADGVAITGAQGKALRPALTFAAAVACGGSIENATHAAAAVELLHNFSLVHDDVMDADPFRHGRPTVWRVWGETNATLLGDALQALALGVLSDGVPEPVTAEAVIRLARATVTLCRGQYEDCAFAARSSVSVDEYLTMAAGKTGALLGCACALGALCAGADHRVVSAMHTFGCELGLVFQLVDDAIDIWGDPAVTGKPAHSDLIQRKQSFPVVSALASDTNPGREFARMYHARQPMTAQRAARAALLIEEAGGREHTLGRAAAALESALGALPPEVAAADLTALAHLVAHRDK; encoded by the coding sequence ATGCGCCGATGGGGACTGTCCCGGCCGAGTATGGCCAACCAGTTGAGCCACAGCGAAATACGCCAGCGGCCCGCCGAGTACGGCCAACACCCGGCCGAGAGTGGCGCACAGCACGCGGCCCGCAGACAGCTGGCCGCCGCCCGCCTGGCCATCGAACCGGTGCTGCGCGCGGCGGTCGACTCGCTCGCCGACCCGATGGATCGCATGGCGGGCTACCACTTCGGCTGGTGTGATGCCGACGGAGTGGCGATCACCGGCGCGCAGGGCAAGGCTTTACGCCCTGCTCTCACTTTCGCCGCCGCCGTGGCCTGCGGCGGCAGTATCGAGAACGCGACCCACGCGGCCGCGGCCGTCGAACTGCTGCACAACTTCTCGCTGGTGCATGACGATGTCATGGACGCGGACCCGTTCCGGCACGGCCGGCCCACGGTCTGGCGGGTGTGGGGTGAAACCAATGCCACGCTGCTCGGCGATGCTTTGCAGGCACTGGCGCTGGGTGTGCTCTCCGACGGTGTGCCCGAACCGGTCACGGCCGAGGCGGTCATCCGGCTGGCCCGCGCCACCGTCACACTGTGCCGGGGGCAGTACGAGGATTGCGCCTTCGCGGCGCGGTCCTCGGTGAGCGTGGACGAGTACCTCACCATGGCCGCGGGTAAGACCGGTGCGCTCCTGGGCTGTGCGTGCGCCCTCGGCGCGCTCTGCGCGGGCGCGGATCATCGCGTGGTGTCGGCCATGCACACCTTCGGCTGCGAACTCGGCCTGGTGTTCCAACTGGTCGACGATGCCATCGATATCTGGGGTGATCCCGCGGTGACGGGAAAGCCCGCGCACAGCGATCTGATTCAGCGCAAACAGTCGTTCCCGGTGGTCTCCGCACTGGCCTCGGATACCAATCCGGGCCGGGAGTTCGCGCGTATGTATCACGCGCGCCAGCCGATGACCGCGCAGCGCGCGGCCCGGGCGGCCCTGTTGATCGAGGAGGCGGGCGGGCGGGAACACACGCTCGGACGTGCCGCCGCCGCATTGGAGTCGGCGCTGGGCGCACTCCCGCCGGAGGTGGCCGCGGCCGATCTGACGGCGCTGGCGCACCTGGTCGCCCATCGAGACAAGTAA
- a CDS encoding TetR/AcrR family transcriptional regulator — protein MGNREDLLAGARTCLFEKGFARTTVRDIATASGVSMAAIGYHFGSKEALLTAALTAATQEWGTELARALTATDATEPDALRRFAARWDTVRESITAHRGVWSATLDALSHTESREQLAATTPEAQRGLAGLFEGMEDSDPEASRRVGTFYQALLIGVAAQLLIDPETAPTGTDLAEALHRITAPAGQTATAG, from the coding sequence ATGGGAAATCGCGAGGATCTGCTGGCCGGCGCACGCACCTGCCTGTTCGAGAAGGGCTTCGCCCGCACCACGGTGCGCGATATCGCCACCGCCTCCGGCGTGAGCATGGCCGCCATCGGTTACCACTTCGGCTCCAAGGAGGCCCTGCTCACCGCGGCCCTCACCGCGGCCACCCAGGAATGGGGCACCGAGCTGGCGCGCGCACTGACCGCCACGGACGCCACCGAACCCGATGCCCTGCGCCGCTTCGCCGCGCGCTGGGACACCGTGCGCGAATCCATCACCGCACACCGGGGCGTCTGGTCCGCCACCCTGGACGCGCTGTCCCACACCGAATCCCGTGAACAACTGGCCGCCACCACGCCCGAGGCGCAAAGGGGTCTGGCCGGTCTCTTCGAGGGTATGGAGGACTCCGATCCCGAGGCGAGTCGCAGGGTCGGCACGTTCTATCAGGCACTCCTGATCGGTGTCGCCGCCCAACTGCTCATCGACCCCGAAACCGCGCCCACCGGAACCGATCTCGCCGAAGCCCTGCACCGGATCACCGCCCCGGCCGGGCAGACGGCCACCGCCGGATAG
- a CDS encoding APC family permease — MTTTPMRRSLGVLDNVVIAASSTAATTSIGIGLGLTAGVVGLHLPIIMALAVIPVACIAGAYAHLNRVEPNAGNTYVWVGRSLNPWLGFLCGWVMAVSMVLFLAYTTTVTGSSILALAGQAGLRSIGGVELTAESTLQSTLVGLLLLVAAVITAIVGVDLAAKVQSVLLIFEYVVLLGFCGYGLFVGDQPFSMDWVDPFDIPSGAAFAQGMVLAVFCYWGFDSAYSMTEECHDSRTSGRAGAYTLILMLGLFLLASFAFQRVLPLDEMADHGAEGLVYFGNALATSPLTLLPMIALTFSAVASLQSGVLPTVRGMFAMSRDRTLGPVWARVHPRYGTPAAGTLVLGALAMVVCVVALAIPKVPDLINATVNAIGIIVALYYAATALAAAVRFRGLLRVGVRAAVVPVILPMLGAILLLGLAGALSWDYWSGVDHYEVAADNGWFVLSVPLAMVLSGIAVAAWAKWVRRSPYFLRPARETLVTEDIEEPALPEPIPSLSGATE, encoded by the coding sequence ATGACCACCACTCCAATGCGTAGGTCACTCGGCGTCCTCGACAATGTCGTCATCGCCGCATCCAGTACCGCGGCAACAACCAGTATCGGCATCGGCCTGGGTCTCACCGCGGGCGTTGTCGGCCTGCACCTGCCGATCATCATGGCGCTGGCCGTCATTCCGGTCGCCTGCATAGCGGGCGCATATGCCCATCTGAACCGGGTCGAACCCAATGCGGGCAATACCTATGTCTGGGTGGGCCGTTCGCTGAACCCGTGGCTCGGCTTCCTGTGCGGCTGGGTGATGGCGGTGAGCATGGTGCTGTTCCTGGCGTACACCACCACCGTCACCGGCTCATCGATTCTGGCGCTGGCGGGTCAGGCCGGACTGCGCAGTATCGGCGGGGTCGAGCTCACCGCCGAATCGACACTGCAGTCCACCCTGGTCGGATTGCTCCTACTGGTCGCGGCGGTCATCACCGCGATCGTCGGCGTGGATCTGGCCGCCAAGGTGCAGAGCGTGCTGCTCATCTTCGAATACGTTGTGCTGCTTGGCTTCTGCGGCTACGGCTTGTTCGTCGGCGATCAGCCCTTCAGTATGGACTGGGTCGATCCGTTCGATATCCCCTCGGGCGCGGCCTTCGCACAGGGCATGGTGCTGGCGGTGTTCTGCTACTGGGGCTTCGACTCCGCGTACAGCATGACCGAGGAGTGCCACGACAGCCGCACCTCCGGTCGCGCGGGGGCCTACACGCTGATCCTCATGTTGGGTCTGTTCCTGTTGGCGTCCTTCGCCTTTCAGCGCGTGCTGCCACTGGACGAAATGGCCGATCACGGTGCCGAGGGACTGGTCTACTTCGGAAATGCCTTGGCCACTTCGCCTTTGACGCTGCTGCCGATGATCGCGCTGACCTTCTCCGCGGTCGCCTCGCTGCAATCGGGTGTCTTGCCCACGGTGCGTGGCATGTTCGCCATGAGCCGTGACCGCACGCTCGGCCCGGTGTGGGCGCGCGTCCATCCGCGCTATGGGACCCCCGCCGCCGGAACCCTCGTGCTCGGTGCGCTGGCGATGGTCGTCTGCGTGGTGGCGCTGGCCATTCCGAAGGTGCCCGATCTGATCAATGCGACCGTGAACGCCATCGGCATCATCGTCGCGCTCTACTACGCCGCGACCGCACTCGCGGCGGCTGTCCGATTCCGCGGATTGCTGCGAGTCGGTGTGCGCGCGGCCGTGGTCCCGGTCATCCTGCCGATGCTCGGCGCGATCCTGCTGCTGGGCCTCGCGGGCGCCCTGAGCTGGGACTACTGGAGTGGCGTCGACCATTACGAGGTCGCCGCCGACAACGGCTGGTTCGTACTCTCGGTGCCGCTGGCCATGGTCCTGTCCGGAATCGCGGTCGCCGCCTGGGCCAAATGGGTGCGCCGCTCCCCCTACTTCCTGCGCCCCGCGCGCGAGACGCTGGTAACCGAAGACATCGAAGAGCCAGCCCTGCCCGAACCGATCCCCTCGTTGTCAGGAGCAACCGAATGA
- a CDS encoding nuclear transport factor 2 family protein, protein MLSLQEISDRMEIEDLMVRYSHAVDTHQWELLDELFTADAHIDYTAMGGPAGDLASTKAFLASVMPNFSAFQHMVANSAIRVEGDHATARTMCHNPMVVAGADGHQRLMLCGLWYHDSFVRVDGAWRIRQRIEEKSYMFVAPPADAVMS, encoded by the coding sequence ATGCTGTCCCTGCAGGAGATTTCGGACCGGATGGAGATCGAGGACCTGATGGTCCGGTACTCGCACGCCGTGGACACCCACCAGTGGGAGCTGCTCGACGAACTCTTCACCGCCGACGCCCATATCGACTACACGGCCATGGGCGGTCCGGCCGGTGATCTGGCCTCCACCAAGGCGTTCCTGGCCTCCGTCATGCCCAATTTCTCGGCGTTCCAGCATATGGTCGCGAACTCCGCGATTCGGGTGGAGGGCGATCACGCGACCGCCCGCACCATGTGCCACAACCCGATGGTGGTGGCTGGTGCGGACGGTCATCAGCGGTTGATGCTGTGCGGGCTCTGGTACCACGACAGCTTCGTCCGGGTGGACGGTGCGTGGCGGATCCGCCAGCGGATCGAGGAGAAGTCCTATATGTTCGTCGCCCCGCCCGCCGATGCCGTCATGAGCTGA
- a CDS encoding terpene synthase family protein: MEPTDFFMPYAPVELNPRELEAEAGMWEWLEAFELIPTELTRRRMERTRPARMYALWCPHADVEELTLLSQYTAWAFVVDDQFDIEIPDPQRSLEAVQALNAVFDSARQPSGVLAVAFADLWRRLSEGRSPEWREAVRGEIRDWLWTYYTESVGRLSGNLPDLETYRAHRRDGVALFVFLDISERAEGVDLAAAARYLPAMRSLREAAVEHMGLFNDVLSVASDEASGYLYNSVLLAEYHLGHNRPQALKLVNDMLTECIDRMTAALERLPAELDDAGVVDRDRDDTLATATNYTVYVRANFDYHYQAARYTSAPVEALEHGLPLT; encoded by the coding sequence ATGGAACCAACCGATTTCTTCATGCCCTACGCGCCGGTGGAGCTCAATCCGCGGGAGCTGGAGGCAGAGGCGGGTATGTGGGAGTGGCTCGAGGCGTTCGAGCTGATACCCACCGAGTTGACGCGGCGGCGGATGGAACGCACCAGACCTGCGCGAATGTACGCGCTCTGGTGTCCGCACGCCGATGTCGAGGAGCTCACACTCCTGAGCCAGTACACGGCTTGGGCTTTCGTCGTCGACGATCAGTTCGATATTGAAATTCCGGATCCCCAGCGCAGTTTGGAGGCCGTACAGGCCCTCAACGCGGTATTCGACAGTGCCAGGCAACCTTCCGGCGTCCTCGCCGTGGCGTTCGCCGACCTGTGGCGGCGGCTGTCGGAGGGCCGCTCGCCGGAGTGGCGCGAAGCCGTGCGGGGGGAGATCCGGGACTGGCTCTGGACGTACTACACCGAGAGTGTGGGCCGACTCTCCGGAAATCTTCCGGATCTGGAGACCTATCGCGCGCATCGCCGAGACGGGGTGGCGCTCTTCGTCTTTCTCGATATCAGCGAGCGGGCCGAAGGAGTGGATCTGGCCGCGGCCGCCCGCTATCTTCCGGCCATGCGCAGTCTGCGTGAGGCCGCGGTCGAGCATATGGGCCTGTTCAACGATGTGCTCTCGGTGGCCTCGGACGAAGCGTCCGGTTACCTCTACAATTCGGTGCTGCTCGCCGAATATCACCTCGGGCACAACAGACCTCAGGCGCTCAAGCTGGTGAACGACATGCTCACCGAGTGCATAGACCGCATGACGGCAGCCCTGGAGCGACTCCCCGCCGAACTGGACGATGCCGGTGTCGTCGATCGTGATCGCGACGACACCTTGGCCACCGCAACCAATTACACGGTGTACGTTCGGGCGAATTTTGATTACCACTATCAAGCGGCCCGTTATACGAGCGCGCCGGTGGAGGCCCTGGAACACGGCCTGCCACTCACCTGA
- a CDS encoding amidohydrolase has product MTHADLVFTGGTVLTMDSARSRATALAVTGDRITAVGHAEVRAAIGPRTEVVDLTGRALLPGFQDAHIHAASAGVELGECDLTGTVDLDEYFRRITAYAAEHPEREWITGSGWSMESFPGGVPTRQQLDALVPDRPVYLTNRDHHGAWANTRALERAGITADSPDPADGRIEREPDGTPAGMLQEGAMHLVEQVLPAITAEDRMAGLLRAQAHLHALGITAWQDAYLSADGGPMDHAATYFAASENGTLTARVSGAQWWEREQGAAQIPAMILRRKQFQSERFRLDTVKIMQDGIAENYTAAMTVPYKDRHGCCTGNSGLSFVDPIALRDYVTELDALDFQVHFHALGDRAVRESLDAVEAALIANGPRGNRHHLAHLQVVHADDIPRFHRLGAVANLQPLWAAHEAQMDELTLPFMGGDLAERQYMFGDLLRAGATLACGSDWPVSEAAPLAGIHVAVNRIHPDSDEPPLLPEQRLDLMTALAAYTAGSAYVNRRDDTGTLRVGALADLVVLDRDPFEHRPSEIAETQVDQTYVGGVRVFG; this is encoded by the coding sequence ATGACCCACGCCGACCTTGTGTTCACCGGCGGCACCGTCCTCACCATGGACTCGGCGCGCAGCCGCGCCACCGCGCTCGCCGTCACCGGCGACCGCATCACCGCCGTCGGACACGCCGAGGTGCGGGCAGCGATCGGTCCGCGCACCGAGGTGGTGGATCTGACCGGACGGGCCCTGTTGCCCGGCTTCCAGGACGCGCATATCCACGCCGCCTCCGCAGGCGTCGAACTGGGCGAATGCGATCTCACCGGCACGGTGGACCTCGATGAGTACTTCCGCCGCATCACCGCCTATGCCGCCGAACATCCCGAGCGGGAATGGATTACCGGTAGCGGCTGGTCGATGGAGAGCTTTCCGGGCGGTGTGCCGACCCGGCAGCAGCTCGACGCTCTGGTGCCCGATCGCCCGGTGTATCTCACCAATCGCGATCATCACGGCGCCTGGGCCAATACCCGGGCGCTGGAACGGGCCGGGATCACTGCGGATTCACCGGATCCGGCGGACGGTCGCATCGAACGCGAGCCCGACGGCACACCCGCGGGCATGCTCCAGGAGGGCGCGATGCACCTGGTCGAGCAGGTGCTTCCGGCCATCACCGCCGAGGACCGGATGGCGGGACTGCTGCGCGCGCAGGCGCACCTGCACGCGCTGGGGATCACCGCCTGGCAGGACGCGTACCTCAGTGCCGACGGCGGTCCGATGGATCACGCCGCCACCTACTTCGCGGCCTCGGAGAACGGCACCCTCACCGCTCGTGTCAGCGGCGCACAGTGGTGGGAGCGGGAACAGGGCGCCGCGCAGATTCCGGCAATGATCCTGCGCCGCAAGCAGTTCCAGTCCGAGCGTTTCCGCCTCGACACCGTCAAGATCATGCAGGACGGCATCGCGGAGAACTACACCGCGGCCATGACCGTGCCGTACAAGGATCGGCACGGCTGCTGCACCGGCAACTCCGGACTCAGCTTCGTCGATCCGATCGCGCTGCGCGACTACGTGACCGAACTGGACGCACTCGACTTCCAGGTGCACTTCCACGCCCTGGGCGATCGCGCGGTCCGCGAATCCCTCGACGCGGTCGAGGCGGCCCTCATCGCCAACGGCCCGCGCGGCAATCGCCACCACCTGGCACATCTGCAGGTGGTGCACGCGGACGATATCCCACGCTTCCATCGCCTGGGCGCGGTGGCGAATCTGCAACCGCTGTGGGCGGCGCACGAGGCGCAGATGGATGAGCTCACCCTGCCCTTCATGGGTGGTGACCTGGCCGAACGGCAGTACATGTTCGGTGATCTGCTGCGCGCCGGCGCCACTCTCGCGTGCGGCAGCGACTGGCCGGTGAGCGAGGCCGCACCGCTGGCGGGCATCCATGTGGCGGTCAATCGCATTCATCCGGACTCGGACGAGCCGCCGCTGCTGCCCGAACAGCGACTGGATCTGATGACCGCCCTCGCCGCGTACACCGCCGGCTCGGCGTATGTGAACCGCCGCGATGACACCGGCACGCTGCGGGTCGGCGCACTCGCGGATCTCGTTGTGCTGGACCGGGATCCGTTCGAACACCGGCCCTCGGAGATCGCCGAAACCCAGGTCGATCAGACCTATGTCGGCGGTGTCCGGGTCTTCGGTTGA
- a CDS encoding FAD-dependent monooxygenase — translation MQQIANRNVLISGASIAGPALAFWLKRYGFNPTIVEKAPALREGGQAIDVLGTATDVLRRMGLLERVHELQTGKRGTSYVAADGTVKASISSEVFNGVGANGDAEIARGDLSRVLYEATREDVEYLFGDSIAALTETEDGVRVRFEHSPARTFDLVIGADGVHSHTRALVFGPESEFVRHMGYYISIFTMPNLLKLDRWELDYNTPGKIAGSYSARENTEAKAIFAWASEQLDYDYRDIDAQRRILTDTFAGQGWEVPRLLAELSAAQDFYFDAMAQITMETWSKGRVSLVGDAGYCASPLSGQGADLSLVGAYLLAGELAAAAGDYRVAFARYEREMRPMVDACQKFAEGVGRWYAPGSKAMIRVRNLNVRLLPYLPWRGLMGGTPQQVARTVAAKSYAARA, via the coding sequence ATGCAGCAGATCGCCAACCGCAATGTCCTGATCTCCGGTGCCAGCATCGCGGGTCCCGCCCTCGCCTTCTGGCTCAAGCGCTATGGCTTCAACCCGACCATCGTCGAGAAGGCTCCGGCCCTGCGCGAGGGGGGCCAGGCCATCGATGTGCTCGGCACCGCCACCGATGTACTGCGCCGGATGGGCCTGCTCGAGCGGGTGCACGAACTCCAGACGGGTAAGCGTGGGACCTCGTACGTGGCTGCCGACGGCACCGTCAAGGCCAGCATCAGCAGTGAGGTCTTCAATGGCGTCGGGGCCAACGGTGATGCCGAGATCGCGCGCGGGGATCTGTCCCGGGTGCTCTACGAGGCCACCCGCGAGGATGTCGAGTACCTGTTCGGTGACTCCATCGCCGCGCTCACCGAAACCGAGGACGGCGTGCGGGTGCGGTTCGAACACTCCCCCGCCCGCACCTTCGATCTGGTGATCGGCGCCGATGGCGTCCACTCCCACACGCGCGCACTGGTTTTCGGCCCGGAGTCGGAATTCGTCCGGCATATGGGCTACTACATCTCGATCTTCACCATGCCCAACCTGCTGAAGCTGGATCGCTGGGAGCTGGACTACAACACCCCCGGCAAGATCGCGGGCAGCTACAGCGCTCGCGAGAACACCGAAGCCAAGGCGATTTTCGCGTGGGCCTCGGAACAGCTGGACTACGACTATCGCGATATCGACGCGCAGCGCCGGATTCTCACCGACACGTTCGCCGGTCAGGGTTGGGAGGTGCCGCGCCTGCTCGCGGAACTGTCTGCGGCACAGGACTTCTACTTCGATGCCATGGCGCAGATCACGATGGAGACCTGGTCGAAGGGGCGGGTATCGCTGGTCGGGGACGCCGGGTATTGCGCCTCACCGCTCTCCGGGCAGGGTGCGGATCTCTCGCTGGTCGGCGCCTATCTGCTCGCGGGTGAATTGGCCGCTGCCGCAGGCGATTACCGGGTCGCGTTCGCGCGCTACGAGCGGGAGATGCGTCCGATGGTCGATGCCTGCCAGAAGTTCGCCGAAGGTGTGGGTCGGTGGTACGCGCCCGGGAGCAAGGCCATGATCCGGGTGCGCAATCTGAACGTTCGGCTGCTCCCCTACCTGCCCTGGCGCGGACTCATGGGCGGGACTCCGCAGCAGGTCGCCCGGACGGTCGCCGCCAAGAGTTATGCCGCTCGCGCATAA
- a CDS encoding ABC transporter ATP-binding protein, with amino-acid sequence MPTITLEKVSAGYGSTPLLVEVSATFPDGRCAAVIGPSGAGKTTLLRLLNRFADPGAGRILMDGTPITDLPVLPLRRQVGLVAQKPVLLTDTVADEVRVGRPVSAERVNELLTRAGLPPDFADRRCAELSGGEAQRVCLARALAVEPEVLLLDEPTSALDDTAAAHIGDLIRKHTAAGGSVVLVSHDTTFVAGVADDIWYLERGKLSRLAAEGEVDRS; translated from the coding sequence GTGCCCACCATCACCCTGGAAAAGGTCAGCGCAGGCTACGGATCGACACCGCTGCTGGTCGAGGTGAGCGCGACCTTCCCCGACGGTCGCTGCGCCGCGGTGATCGGTCCCAGCGGCGCGGGCAAGACCACTCTGCTGCGCCTGCTGAACCGCTTCGCCGACCCCGGCGCAGGCCGCATCCTCATGGACGGCACACCCATCACTGATCTGCCGGTGCTACCGCTGCGCCGCCAGGTCGGGCTGGTAGCACAGAAACCGGTGCTGCTCACCGATACCGTCGCGGACGAGGTGCGGGTGGGTCGCCCGGTCTCCGCCGAGCGGGTCAACGAACTCCTCACCCGCGCCGGATTACCCCCGGACTTCGCCGATCGGCGCTGTGCGGAGCTGTCCGGCGGTGAGGCACAGCGGGTTTGCCTGGCCCGAGCGCTCGCGGTGGAGCCCGAGGTGCTGCTCCTGGACGAACCGACCTCCGCCCTGGACGACACCGCCGCGGCGCACATCGGAGATCTCATTCGCAAGCACACCGCCGCGGGCGGCAGCGTCGTATTGGTAAGCCACGACACCACATTCGTCGCCGGAGTGGCCGACGACATCTGGTATCTGGAGCGCGGCAAGCTGTCCCGCCTCGCCGCCGAGGGGGAGGTGGACCGGTCGTGA
- a CDS encoding ABC transporter permease, with protein MTNELSVPDWTGVTASLLLVGLAALIAYRQRLNLTRELLIAAARAGVQLIAVGAVLLILFRHTGLPGALGWVVLMVVIAGFVAGRRGAGLPHARRSATLGVAFGSAVTLGALILLGVISTHARVVVPVGGMIVSSAMQATGIALRRLAEDARHNRDAVEARLALGLSAHDAFLPYRRSALRTALIPAIDSTKVVGLISLPGAMTGLILAGVDPLTAIRYQIVVMYMLLAATTLAALAATRVAEQTLFDPVQRLVSVAE; from the coding sequence GTGACCAACGAACTCTCGGTACCCGACTGGACCGGTGTCACGGCGTCACTGCTACTGGTCGGTCTGGCCGCGCTGATCGCCTATCGCCAGCGCCTCAACCTCACCCGCGAGTTGCTCATCGCCGCCGCGCGGGCCGGAGTCCAGCTGATCGCCGTGGGCGCGGTACTGCTGATCCTGTTCCGCCACACCGGATTGCCGGGCGCGCTCGGCTGGGTCGTGCTCATGGTCGTGATCGCGGGCTTCGTAGCCGGCCGCCGCGGCGCGGGCCTACCGCATGCCCGCCGCTCCGCGACCCTGGGCGTGGCGTTCGGTTCGGCCGTCACCCTCGGCGCGCTGATCCTGTTGGGCGTCATCTCCACCCACGCCCGCGTGGTGGTTCCGGTGGGCGGGATGATCGTCTCCTCGGCCATGCAGGCCACCGGTATCGCCCTGCGCCGTCTCGCCGAGGACGCGCGACACAACCGCGACGCCGTAGAAGCCCGTCTGGCGCTTGGCCTTTCGGCGCATGACGCCTTCCTGCCCTATCGCCGCTCGGCGCTGCGCACCGCGCTCATCCCCGCGATAGACTCTACGAAGGTGGTCGGTCTGATCAGTCTGCCGGGGGCGATGACAGGTTTGATTCTCGCGGGTGTGGATCCGCTCACAGCGATCCGCTACCAGATAGTGGTCATGTATATGCTCTTGGCCGCAACGACTCTCGCGGCTCTGGCAGCCACCAGGGTCGCCGAACAGACCCTCTTCGACCCCGTGCAGCGCCTGGTGTCGGTGGCCGAATAG